The Brumimicrobium sp. genomic interval GTTGTTAAAAGTGACTATCTTTAGATTAAATTAATAAGAGCTAAACAAATGCAACACTATCTTAATACCATTACATATTACTTCGCATTTTTTTTCTTTCCCTTTGTTGGATTTACACAATCGATTGATTCTATTACTGCTATAAATACTACCGTAAAAGAATCTTCTGGACTCATTCTTATGCAAGATCTGTTAATCACGATGAATGATTCAGGTGGAGATAATGCATTGTATGAACTCGATACGATTACTGGCTCCATCAATCGAAGAATAGTAGTCGAGAATGCTACGAATCACGACTGGGAAGCATTAACTCGAGATGATGATTTTATTTATATTGGAGATTTTGGTAATAACGATGGGAGTCGTACTGACTTAAGGGTATATAAAGTCTCCATTGTTGATTATTTATCGACAACGAATGACTCTGTGAGTGCCCAGATAATAACATTTGATTATGAGGACCAAACTGATTTCACACCGCTCAACATGCAAACAAATTTTGATGCAGAAGCTATGGTGTCTATTGGTGATAGTTTATATATATTTTCAAAAAATTGGTTGGATAGAAAGACGAAGATTTATAGTTTAAGTAAATCACCTGGAGATTATACAATTTCATTTTTGAAGGAATTGAATGTGAATTTTTTGGTGACTGATGCAACGTATAATCCTCATTTTAATTCCGTTATATTAATTGGTTATTGGGCAGGTGGGAATTATATGGCAGAGTTAGGTGGAATATTATTGCCAACACATCCATTCGGCAATGTTTCTTTATCCACGAATTTGATTACTAAGCCAGTAAATTCAATTTTACAACTCGAAGGAATTACGTATAAAGCACCTAATTTGTATTGGGTTACATGTGAGAATGGAAACGGACAAGTGGCACAACTCTTCGAAATGTTCTATCAGCCGATATCAGTTGGACTCAAAAATCATCATCAAACCGATTTTAAAACGTTTTATAATCGATTTGAAAAAACAATAAATGTCGTAGGAACGTATGATTCCGGGCTTATTTATGATGTAAACGGAAAATTCATCCGAAAAATTACTGGATCAGTAGAATCCGTGGAAGATTTGATGCAAGGAATTTATCTTTTTAGGTTTCTTATCTATGGAAATGAGGTTATAAAAAAGATTGCTATTTGGTAAATTTTATGATAACAATCCTGGTTCAGCGTTATCATCTTCCTTTTTATGAGCCAGATTTCCTAAATTTTGAGGTAGTGGCACAAACTCTTCATTATCCAATTGTGGTAAAATAATTCTTCCCTGCTCCCAATCTGCTTTTGCTTGTTCAATACGGTCCTTGCGAGATGAAACAAAATTCCAATAAATATAGCGATGCCCCAATGGTTCTCCTCCTAACATCATAAAAGTTGCAGTGTCATGAGTTGTTATAATAGGAGATTCAACTTTTGAGAATACTACCATCTGTCCTGGCTGATAGGTTTGTTGTCCTATTTGAATACTTCCATTTACCACATAAATTGCACGCTCGGAGTAGTTATCAGGAATACCAATTTGCGCTCCTTTCTCCAGTTGTACATGAAGATAAAATAAAGGAGAATAAGTTTTTACCTTACTTTTTAGACCAAATGCTTCTCCTGCAATTAGACGTATCCATACACCTTTATCTGTATGTGTTGGTAGTGCTTCAGTCTTGTAATTTTCAAATTCAGGTGTAATTTCTTCTTTTTCTTCAGGTAGAGCTACCCAAGATTGCAACATTTCTAGGTGTTTCCCAGCTAATGAATTTTGTTGTTCAAAACGTTCAGAATGGGAGATACCGCTACCTGCTGTCATCCAATTGACTTCTCCTGGTTTGATTATTTGTTGCACCCCCAAACTATCTCTATGCGTAACTTCACCACCTAAAAGATAAGTGACAGTTGCTAACCCAATATGTGGATGTGGAAGTACATCCATTGCTGAAATAGTTGTAGGATTAATTTCTATAGGTCCAGCGTGATCCAAAAAGATAAAGGGTCCAACCATCCTGCGTTGACGAAAAGGCAAGATTCTACGAACGACTAATCCTGTACTAATCGACGCTTCTCTTGCTTGAATAATAATCTCTGGCATAACTTCTTTTGATAATGAATATACAAAACAATGCAATATAACGTTTGTTTAAGATATAATTAGTTAGATTGGAATACTTTTTGAAAATTAAAAACATACTTTGAACACGAAAAATGTTATTTTTGAACCTTTAAAAATTAAAACTATGCGTATTTTATATACTTTCATTTTGGCTACTTTAGTAGTAAGTTCAGTATTTGCTAAAGAAAAACCAAAGAAATTACCTGCAGGACTTTATGCCGAAATTAATACGAATAAGGGACAAATTCTGATTCATCTATTGGATGACAAAGCTCCCATGACAGTTGCTAACTTTGTTGGCTTGGCAGAAGGGAATTTAAATGTGTTGGGTAAGCAAATCACCAAACCGTATTACGATGGAGTTACTTTCCACCGTGTAATTAAAGATTTTATGATTCAAGGAGGAGATCCTACTGCCACAGGAGGGGGAGACCCTGGATATAAATTCTATGATGAAGCGGATAATGGTGTTATTCATGAAAGAGGAGTGTTATCTATGGCGAATGCTGGACCCAATACAAATGGTAGTCAATTTTTTATTACACATGTAGAAACTCCTTGGCTAAACGGAAAACATACTGTTTTTGGAAAAGTATTAGAAGGAATGGATGTTGTGGATGCAATTCAGCAAGGAGATACCATGAAAACTGTAAAAATTATCCGTATTGGGAAGGTATATAAAAAATATAATGCTTCTGAAACGTTTAAAATAGCTTATGATAAAATTAATGATGTAGTAGAGAAAGAAAAACTGGAGCAAATCAAATTACAGGCACAGAATGAAGCTCGTTTAGCTGAAGCAAAGGCTAAAACACCAGAAGAGTATAAAGATTATTTCTATAAAACTGTCAAAACATTAGAGCCTAATGCTGTACAGACAGAGTCTGGTTTGGTTTATGTCATTCGTGAACAAGGAACAGGAGAACATCCAAAACAAGGAGATAAAGTTAGTTTACATTACAATGGAACCTTGTTGTTTGGAGGTAAATTTGATTCCTCTTACGACAGAAATCAGCCATTGGAATTTGATTATTTGGTGATGGGATTAATCTCGGGATTCAATGAAGGAGTAGGCTTAAGCAATCAAGGAATGAAGATAGATTTATATATTCCTTATTATTTAGGATATGGTTCAACTGGTCGTCCTCCTGTAATACCAGAATTTGCAGACTTAATTTTCAGCATTGAAATCCTTAATATAGAAGGAAAATAATGAAGTACTTTTCGATTTTAGTAACCTTTCTTCTTGTGGGTATAGGAATAGCTTCCGCCCAAGAGAAAGAGATTCAAGTTTTGGATAATCAAACCAAGAATCCTATTTCTTTTACTAAGGTATTTGATGGAGTCTCTTCTCCTAGTATTGCTGACATCGATGGTAAAATCAAACTAGAAATTGTAAGCTCAAGGAATTATTCATTCCGTTTCTTTATGTATAAAGATACGGTAATCAGAGGTGTAGATTTAGTGCGTATGCGTAAAGTCTTTTTATCTCCAGAAGCACAGGTATTAGATGAAGTGGAAATTAGACCGGGAGTTAATCCTGCTCATCGAATTATCCAGCAGGTGATGAATAATCAGCGGGAGAATGATCCACTTCAAAACAATTCTTTTGAGTATAATTCCTATTCAAAATTATATCTAACAGGAGAATTAGAGCAGAATGTAGATAGAGATACAATAACGGATTCATCTACCCTTAAAGCCCTTAATTTTTTAGATAAACAATACATTTTCTTGACAGAAACACGGGCTACACGTACTTTTAATCCTCCGAACTACGACAAGGAGGTAATTACTGCCTACAATGTTTCAGGAATTAAAGAACCCATGTTTGCTACATTCCTGAATCAGTTTCAATCATTCTCATTTTACGACAATAATTTTACTTTAGGAAATAGTGAATATATAAACCCGATAGCGCCGGGTGGACTCAGAAGATATTTATTTATTCTGGAAGATACTATTTTTCATCATGGGACTTCAGATACTACTTATACCATTAGTTTTCGTCCGCGAAAAGGAAAGAATTTTGAAGGCTTAAAAGGATATCTTTATATCAATACTAAAAATTGGGCCATTGAAAAGGTTATTGCTTCTCCTTATTCCTCTAAAGAAGATAACTCAGGGTTTGAGGTGAAAGTTATCCAAGAATATAAATTCACGAATGGACTCAAATGGTTTCCCGAAAAGATAAGTACTGAATTTAATTTTGGAAATGCTATCTCCATTAATGGCATGGATGGTATTGGTAGAGGTTCTATGTATATCTCAGATGTGCAATTTGATGGTGTTTCTAAAAAAGGATTTAATCCCGTTTCAGTACAAGTAGCACCTACAGCCTTGGCTGATTCAACAAAACTTGCTGAAGTAAGGGGAAATACCGCCACAGGAAAAGAAGAGAAAACATATCAAGTAATTGACAGTGTAGCTCAAGAGAATAACTTCCAACGTTTATATAATATTCTCAAAATTGCATCTACAGGTAAGATTCCAATTAAGGTGGTTAGTTTACCTATCGACCGTATCATTCGTTACAATGACCAAGAAGGATTTCGTTTTGGATTAGGTGTTGAAACTAATATGATGCTTAGTCGTATCTTCCAAGTAGGCGGGTATTTTGCGTATGGAATTCGTGATAAACAGTGGAAATGGGGTGGAGATTTGTCGTTCACTTTTGAGCAATCACGTTTGGTACAATTGAAATTGCATTATAGCGATGATTTACGTGAACGAGGAGGAACAGATTTATATGATAACTCGTTTAACCTTTTATCGGTAGATTCCTATCGCGAATTTTTTCTCAATAAGATGGATAGAGAGCGTTATGCAGGAATTAGTGTAGGAGCTTATATCAAACAAAATATTCGAGTACAAATTTTTGGAAACTATAAACGCTTTAGTTTTGTAGATAATTACAGATATAATCCGCTGTTTACTAACGGAGGAACCAATGATAAATTTGATATTGCTGAAGTGGGAACGGTTATTAATTGGAATATCCGTGAACGTGTGATGATATTAGATGATCAGCGTGTTTCATTAGGCACAAAGTGGCCAAAAATCACTTTTGAATTTGCGAAAGGAATCAAAGGACTAGCACTAGCTAATTATGATTATTACCGTTTCCAATTAAATATAATACAAGATTTTAAGATACGTGGTTTTGGAAATTTAAGTTTAACCACCCAAAATGGTATGACTTTAGGAAACGTGCCACTTAATTTGAGTCAGGTATTACAAGGAACAGGAAGAAATTATACATTATCTGTTCCTAACACCTTCCAAACTATGGTGCCTGCTGAATTCTTTAGTGATAGGTTTACTTCCTTATTCATGCAGTTTAGTTTTTTACCAATTAAGAATAAGACCAAGTGGACAGAGCCTTTATTTGTTATCCAAAGCGCTGCTGGAGTGGGAGATATGAAAAACAGAACAGATCATACGGGCTTTGATTTTAAAACCCCTGATAAAGGCTTTTATGAATCTGGATTAACGATAGACAATCTGTTAAAATCTAATTTTGTAGGACTTGGAATAGGTGTCTTTTATCGTTATGGACCTTATGCCTCTATATACGAAAAGAACAATTTCTTTTATAAGTTTACAATACGCTTTAGCTTATTTGGAAATTAAAAACTGAAGTTCATTTGAAAAAATAATGTGCAAAATAAAAACATCCGCCTAAGCGGATGATTTTTATGATAAGGCGATTGGGTGGAATAGTATCTTTATTGCTTCTATCATAATCACAATGACAGATGGTAGCACATTATTTCAGTGTTCAAAGTTAATTCATGCATTTTATACAAAAAATACCCTCACTAGGGTATTTTCTGGTTTTGCGGCTTGTTTTCTATTAACTTGAGTTCGATTATTAAGTAGGAAGTTACCTGAAATTCGCAATAAACTCTTGTATTGCCATAAAAAAAATGTACTTTAGTATTTAATTCATTTTTACTTTTCTATTTATATGGATATGATTTTTGTTTCATGTATCTTGTTTGTTAGCAAATTCACAATGATGTTATGATGAAAGAATCTTTTATTGATATCAAGAAAGAATGGCGTATTATTTCCCAAGATAGAGTTCCTTTATCTACTGAGAAATTAGCGGCAGAACTTGCCTTTTATAGAAAAATGCTTTCTGTTGTTGCGATAGGAGAATCTTATTATCTTATCTTTCTTCCGGGGAATCATTCAATTGAATATGTCTCTAATAATATAACGACTTTATTAGGCTATCAGCCTAATGAATTTGATATTGAGCTCTTTTTAGACAGCATACACCCACAGGACCTGCCTAATTTTCTTAAGTTTGAGAAAAAGGTTGTAGATTTCAAACGTAGTCTTCCTCCTGAGAAGATAATGAGCTATAAAACACAATATAATTATCGAATAAGAAAGAAAGATGGAAGCTATATCTCAATTCTACAGCAATCTCTTACTATTCAAACAGATGAAAAAGGTGCAGTTATAAGAAATCTAGTTATACATACAGATATTTCTTCATTTAATCCATCTACAAGAATGACTTTATCTTTTATAGGCTTAGAAGGTGAACCATCCTATAAGAATGTAATAGAAGATGCGAGTATTTTACCTAAACTATTGTTTACTCCAAGAGAAAGAGAGATTTTAGGACTTATTTATCAAAATAATAGTACAACAGAAATTGCAAATAAGCTTTTCATAAGCCCTTTGACAGTTAGAACCCATTTAAAGAGCATCCATAAAAAGGCAAAAACGCATAGTTTGATTGAATTATTTATTAAAGTAAAAGAAGAAGGTTGGTTCTAGTGGCTTAAATTTAAAACCTAACAAATGCTAAGGATGATTAATTTTAACCCATTTTGCATTTAGAATCTCTTTTGTAAATAATTCCTATTTCTTATATCTTTATAAATTCAATACAACCCATAATTGGAGAAATTATTGATTTTATTCGTTTTTATAAATGTACAATGTGTTAATTTTACTATTTTTATAAAAACAAACTTTAATTATATTATGAAAATAACATATTACGGGCATTCTGCATTAGGGTTAGAAATAGGTAACACACACATTATTGTTGATCCATTTATTTCTGCCAATCCTGCTGCTAATTTGGTTGATTTAGATAACCTTAAAGCAGATTATATTTTATTGACACATGCACACTACGACCACATATACGATGTAGAACGTATAGTGAATAGAACCAAAGCAAAAATTATTGCTAATCATGAAATTGTTACTTGGTATAACACACACAAACAGTATGAAGGGATAGCCATGAACCAAGGTGGAAGTATGAATTTTGATTTTGGAGTACTGAAAGCGGTAACAGCTATACATTCTTCTTCCTTTCCTGATGGTTCATACGGTGGAAACCCACTTGGCTTCATAGTAAGAGCAGATGGGAAATCAATCTATATTGCAGGAGATACTGCTTTAACTATGGATATGAAGATTATTCCTATGTTTGATAAGTTAGATTTGGCTATTTTACCTATGGGAAGTGTATTTACTATGGATGTTGAAGAGGCAGTTGTTGCATCGGAATGGATTGAGTGCAATTCTATTATGGGAGTACATTACGATACAATGCCTCTTATCGCTATTGATCATGATAGTTCTAAGCAGAAATTTGCAGAGAAAGGTAAGAAATTGACTTTATTGAATATAGGAGAATCTATTCAAATGTAAGTCATATACTTTTAGAACATTTTTAGTACAATCCATAGCGAAGTTACGGATACAAATATCCATAGCATAACTCCTAATAGGAAAGGCTTTATTCCAGTTTCTTTAATGTCTTTCACGGAAAGTGTACTTCCAATTAATAATAAAGTAACAATCAGTAATTTATGTGACACCAATGTGATTGAGGAGGTCAATTGTTCGGGCAAAGAAAAATATGAATTAATAAAAATTGCTGCAATAAAGAGTAGAATAAACCATGGAAATTTTATTTTCCCTTCTTTACTCTTAAAAAGAAGCATAGATAAAAGAGATACAGGAATAATCCATAAAGTTCGAGCTAACTTAACTGTTGTGGCTATCCTCAAGGCTTCTTGTCCATAATCTAAAGCAGCACCAACTACAGAACTGGTATCGTGAATGGCTACTGCAGCCCATAATCCAAATTGCTTTTGACTTAATTCAAAGAAATGACCAATAGGCGGAAAGAAAAATAAAGCAATGGCATTTAAAAAGAATACCACTCCAAGAGCTATAGAAATATCCTTAGCAGTTGCTTTAATTACAGAGGATACCGCAGCAATTGCACTTCCACCGCAGATGGAAGTTCCGGAAGAAATCAAATATCCTAACTTTGTATCTAATTTTAAAAGTTTAGTGAGTAAATAACCTAAAATTAGTATTGAGAAAATGGTAAAAACGGTTAGTTCAAAACCATCTTTTCCTGCTTTAACCGTTTCTTCTAAATACATTCCAAACCCTAAACCGACTACAGCAATTTTTAGAGACCACTGAATTAATTTTGTTTTTATTGCTTCAAAATAATTCCCGAAGAAAAGAGTGACGAAAAAACCTGAAATTAAAGCACCGGCACTGTTTAATATTCCCAAAATAGCAGCCACTAGAAGAAGCAGATAAAGGATGATTATACTATTTTTCTTGGATAAAATCATGATTATTAACCTCTATAATACGTATATGTTTCTCAGGTGAAGACTTGTAAGTACTCAAAAACACCTTTTTATCTTGACTGTAACTTTGGGTAAAAGAAATAACTCTAGTTTGTTTTAATTTGTAATTCATATAATTATAAAGTTCAAAACTAAATAAAACTCGTTATACATTTACCATAAAACGTAGATTATTGCATTAGAACACGTCACTCCTTTAACTGTTGGGATGATAATACAGAGAGAGGGCAAAACAGTTAACTTTGCCCATCAATAGTGACTTCTCTCACAATTCTTCTTACGTATGACTCAAGTGATTTTTTATGAGGATTGTTCATTTAAACTATAAAATAAAACCATCCCGAAGGATGGTTTTACTATTGTGTTATGATTAAACACTACTACTATTTTTTCACAAATTTTGAAACTTTGCCTAACTCAGATTTTATTACATACACACCCGGAGTTAATGACTTGACATCAAGAGTCTCAACTCCCGAATGAATAATTGTGGATAGGATTATTTTTCCTGTTACATCATACAAAGTGATGGTTGAAGTAACATCTGATGCGATAAATAACTTATCCTGTACCGGATTTGGATAAATATTCCATTTGTTTGTCATTACTTCGTCCATTCCAAGTGTTTCGACGTGGATGCAATCTGATTGTTCGGAACATGAACCTTCGGTAATGATTACTGCGTAATCACCGGTTTGTGTTGGTTCAAATACTTGATTGATGGCCCCAGCGATCGGCTCGTTATTGTTGTTACAATCTATCCATTGATAAGTTGCTCCATTTTGATTTGCAGTTAGCACATTTCCGGCTACGGAAACTGTTTTGTCTATATTTGGAATGGTAAGATTTAGCGTAACAATTGAATCACAACCGTTTGCTGCCCCATTTCTAATTGTAAAGGTTGCCGTTGTGTTACTTTCTGAATATTTTTTCTATCACCTAATGATTTGGTTTCTTCTACTGTATCTTTGGTTGTATGATATCTTCGGCATCATGGTTGGTTAAATGAACCTTTGTTGTAAATGTAAAATCCCATTGGGCTTTTAATCCCGAAATAGAACACCAATTCTTCACGATGCCAAAGATGTCACACGTTTATAGAAAAATAATGCGCCATTCCTACAACTACACGCCACACTGAGTGAGCTTGCAATGATTTTGCCGAAGTGAAGTTGTTGAACAGTTTACAGTAAATAAATTAGTGTAAACTAAATTTCAGAAATCACTTCAAAACCTTTGTAGCTTCCCGTAACCGCTAATCCGTAAATTTTCTTAGCCAAGCCCGCTGCCTTAATTTTTAAGGCAATTTCATTAATGGTGGCGCCACTTCCTATTGCATCATCAAAAATCAATACATTATTATATGATTTATTTTCGGAACCTATATAAAAAGTTTTATTTGCGTTTTCAATTCGTTCAGCCAACTTAGATAGTGCTTTTTGGGGAATAACAATGTTGTTCCTGATTTTCTGCACTTTAATCTGAGGCAAGGTTATCCCCAAGTTTTTCTCAAAATAATCCATAATCTGAACAGTTC includes:
- a CDS encoding DUF5686 family protein, producing the protein MKYFSILVTFLLVGIGIASAQEKEIQVLDNQTKNPISFTKVFDGVSSPSIADIDGKIKLEIVSSRNYSFRFFMYKDTVIRGVDLVRMRKVFLSPEAQVLDEVEIRPGVNPAHRIIQQVMNNQRENDPLQNNSFEYNSYSKLYLTGELEQNVDRDTITDSSTLKALNFLDKQYIFLTETRATRTFNPPNYDKEVITAYNVSGIKEPMFATFLNQFQSFSFYDNNFTLGNSEYINPIAPGGLRRYLFILEDTIFHHGTSDTTYTISFRPRKGKNFEGLKGYLYINTKNWAIEKVIASPYSSKEDNSGFEVKVIQEYKFTNGLKWFPEKISTEFNFGNAISINGMDGIGRGSMYISDVQFDGVSKKGFNPVSVQVAPTALADSTKLAEVRGNTATGKEEKTYQVIDSVAQENNFQRLYNILKIASTGKIPIKVVSLPIDRIIRYNDQEGFRFGLGVETNMMLSRIFQVGGYFAYGIRDKQWKWGGDLSFTFEQSRLVQLKLHYSDDLRERGGTDLYDNSFNLLSVDSYREFFLNKMDRERYAGISVGAYIKQNIRVQIFGNYKRFSFVDNYRYNPLFTNGGTNDKFDIAEVGTVINWNIRERVMILDDQRVSLGTKWPKITFEFAKGIKGLALANYDYYRFQLNIIQDFKIRGFGNLSLTTQNGMTLGNVPLNLSQVLQGTGRNYTLSVPNTFQTMVPAEFFSDRFTSLFMQFSFLPIKNKTKWTEPLFVIQSAAGVGDMKNRTDHTGFDFKTPDKGFYESGLTIDNLLKSNFVGLGIGVFYRYGPYASIYEKNNFFYKFTIRFSLFGN
- a CDS encoding peptidylprolyl isomerase produces the protein MRILYTFILATLVVSSVFAKEKPKKLPAGLYAEINTNKGQILIHLLDDKAPMTVANFVGLAEGNLNVLGKQITKPYYDGVTFHRVIKDFMIQGGDPTATGGGDPGYKFYDEADNGVIHERGVLSMANAGPNTNGSQFFITHVETPWLNGKHTVFGKVLEGMDVVDAIQQGDTMKTVKIIRIGKVYKKYNASETFKIAYDKINDVVEKEKLEQIKLQAQNEARLAEAKAKTPEEYKDYFYKTVKTLEPNAVQTESGLVYVIREQGTGEHPKQGDKVSLHYNGTLLFGGKFDSSYDRNQPLEFDYLVMGLISGFNEGVGLSNQGMKIDLYIPYYLGYGSTGRPPVIPEFADLIFSIEILNIEGK
- a CDS encoding T9SS type A sorting domain-containing protein, which produces MLTANQNGATYQWIDCNNNNEPIAGAINQVFEPTQTGDYAVIITEGSCSEQSDCIHVETLGMDEVMTNKWNIYPNPVQDKLFIASDVTSTITLYDVTGKIILSTIIHSGVETLDVKSLTPGVYVIKSELGKVSKFVKK
- a CDS encoding putative sulfate exporter family transporter; amino-acid sequence: MILSKKNSIIILYLLLLVAAILGILNSAGALISGFFVTLFFGNYFEAIKTKLIQWSLKIAVVGLGFGMYLEETVKAGKDGFELTVFTIFSILILGYLLTKLLKLDTKLGYLISSGTSICGGSAIAAVSSVIKATAKDISIALGVVFFLNAIALFFFPPIGHFFELSQKQFGLWAAVAIHDTSSVVGAALDYGQEALRIATTVKLARTLWIIPVSLLSMLLFKSKEGKIKFPWFILLFIAAIFINSYFSLPEQLTSSITLVSHKLLIVTLLLIGSTLSVKDIKETGIKPFLLGVMLWIFVSVTSLWIVLKMF
- a CDS encoding LuxR C-terminal-related transcriptional regulator, whose translation is MMKESFIDIKKEWRIISQDRVPLSTEKLAAELAFYRKMLSVVAIGESYYLIFLPGNHSIEYVSNNITTLLGYQPNEFDIELFLDSIHPQDLPNFLKFEKKVVDFKRSLPPEKIMSYKTQYNYRIRKKDGSYISILQQSLTIQTDEKGAVIRNLVIHTDISSFNPSTRMTLSFIGLEGEPSYKNVIEDASILPKLLFTPREREILGLIYQNNSTTEIANKLFISPLTVRTHLKSIHKKAKTHSLIELFIKVKEEGWF
- a CDS encoding pirin family protein, coding for MPEIIIQAREASISTGLVVRRILPFRQRRMVGPFIFLDHAGPIEINPTTISAMDVLPHPHIGLATVTYLLGGEVTHRDSLGVQQIIKPGEVNWMTAGSGISHSERFEQQNSLAGKHLEMLQSWVALPEEKEEITPEFENYKTEALPTHTDKGVWIRLIAGEAFGLKSKVKTYSPLFYLHVQLEKGAQIGIPDNYSERAIYVVNGSIQIGQQTYQPGQMVVFSKVESPIITTHDTATFMMLGGEPLGHRYIYWNFVSSRKDRIEQAKADWEQGRIILPQLDNEEFVPLPQNLGNLAHKKEDDNAEPGLLS
- a CDS encoding metal-dependent hydrolase; this translates as MKITYYGHSALGLEIGNTHIIVDPFISANPAANLVDLDNLKADYILLTHAHYDHIYDVERIVNRTKAKIIANHEIVTWYNTHKQYEGIAMNQGGSMNFDFGVLKAVTAIHSSSFPDGSYGGNPLGFIVRADGKSIYIAGDTALTMDMKIIPMFDKLDLAILPMGSVFTMDVEEAVVASEWIECNSIMGVHYDTMPLIAIDHDSSKQKFAEKGKKLTLLNIGESIQM